In a single window of the Acidobacteriaceae bacterium genome:
- a CDS encoding circularly permuted type 2 ATP-grasp protein: protein MENFATDGPISTVERMALAKYSLDGAYDEMFAAADELHDHYEPLLKLLKSMPQAEIQRRKQEADLSFLNQGITFTVYGQEEGTERIFPYDLLPRIITAAEWERVERGLTQRITALNLFLKDIYNEGRILKDGVVPRELVYSCPQFRRQMSGLQVPRNVYVAICGTDLIRLQNGDFVVLEDNLRVPSGVSYMLTNRRVMRRIFPRLFRQYNVRPIENYTQVLLGTLRSLAPEGRAEPNIVLLSPGVFNSAYFEHAYLARQMGIELVEGRDLVVHDNVCYMRTTSGLRRVDVIYRRVDDDFIDPLALRADSILGVAGLFNAYRAGNVTLANAFGTGVADDKAIYAFVPDIIRYYLQEDEILPNVKTFLCYIDKERDHVLANLDKLVVKAVGESGGYGMLIGPHASQKERETFAEKIRANPRNYIAQPTISFSRAPCLIGDELQPRHVDLRPYVLYGDKVTIVPGGLTRVALRQGSLVVNSSQGGGSKDTWVLSE from the coding sequence ATGGAAAACTTCGCGACGGATGGCCCGATCAGCACAGTGGAGCGGATGGCGCTCGCGAAGTACTCGCTCGACGGCGCGTACGACGAGATGTTTGCGGCGGCGGACGAACTGCACGACCACTACGAGCCGCTGCTGAAGCTGTTGAAGAGCATGCCGCAAGCGGAGATTCAGCGGCGGAAGCAAGAGGCGGACCTGAGCTTCCTGAACCAAGGCATCACGTTTACGGTGTACGGACAGGAAGAGGGCACGGAGCGAATCTTTCCGTATGATCTGCTGCCGCGGATCATCACGGCAGCCGAGTGGGAGCGCGTGGAGCGTGGACTGACGCAGCGAATTACGGCGCTGAACCTTTTTCTGAAGGACATCTATAACGAGGGGCGGATTCTTAAGGACGGCGTCGTGCCGCGGGAGCTGGTGTACTCGTGCCCGCAGTTCAGAAGGCAGATGAGCGGACTGCAGGTGCCACGCAATGTGTATGTGGCGATCTGCGGGACGGATCTGATCAGGCTGCAGAACGGCGACTTTGTGGTGCTGGAGGACAACCTGCGCGTGCCCAGCGGTGTCAGCTATATGCTGACCAATCGGCGCGTAATGAGGCGGATCTTTCCGCGGCTGTTCCGGCAGTACAACGTGCGGCCGATTGAGAACTACACACAGGTGCTGCTGGGGACGCTGCGGTCGCTGGCGCCGGAGGGACGGGCGGAGCCGAACATCGTGCTGCTGAGTCCGGGTGTGTTCAACTCGGCGTACTTCGAGCATGCGTACCTGGCGAGGCAAATGGGCATTGAGCTCGTGGAAGGGCGCGACCTGGTGGTGCACGATAACGTGTGCTACATGCGGACGACGAGCGGGCTGCGGCGCGTGGATGTGATCTACAGGCGCGTGGACGATGACTTCATCGATCCGCTGGCGTTGCGCGCGGACTCGATATTGGGCGTGGCGGGGCTGTTCAATGCGTATCGCGCGGGGAACGTGACGCTGGCGAATGCGTTCGGCACGGGAGTGGCCGATGACAAGGCTATCTATGCGTTCGTGCCTGACATCATTCGCTACTACCTGCAGGAGGATGAGATTCTCCCGAATGTGAAGACGTTTCTTTGTTATATCGATAAGGAGCGCGATCATGTGCTGGCGAACCTCGACAAGCTGGTGGTGAAGGCTGTGGGCGAGTCGGGCGGGTATGGGATGCTGATCGGGCCGCACGCGTCGCAGAAGGAGCGCGAAACGTTTGCGGAGAAGATCAGGGCGAATCCGCGGAACTATATTGCGCAACCGACGATCAGCTTCTCGCGCGCGCCGTGCTTGATTGGAGATGAGTTGCAGCCGAGGCATGTGGACCTGCGGCCTTATGTGCTGTACGGCGATAAGGTGACGATTGTGCCGGGTGGCTTGACACGGGTGGCACTGCGGCAGGGCTCGCTGGTGGTGAACAGCTCGCAGGGTGGGGGGTCGAAGGATACGTGGGTGCTGAGCGAGTGA
- a CDS encoding lysozyme inhibitor LprI family protein → MYRERNFRKQLLSYTAAILITGYGAATNAVGQTGSTTLPADCSAYASVPLPPEAEKAAVPKAAPGCASYRSYRGIGRPVDYSAARACAWQERLAQKADLGQNPNEGAAWVVGGSLILADIYFNGAGVKRNIPLAMRFACESEAGMAMLALPEIQKLNGSLPTDGPFEFCDYAETTFTENFCSGYAAEIADDRRHRYYDSLRSAMSPEQRAAFEKLVAAENAYIVAHASEVYQGGSIHNIRTIFSQEILEDLFHTEVVHFERGKWPALSADQIRRADALLSREDEKTLKRLRAQTKEETEDSRVTADDLTKVERAWENYRDAWVAFARVRYPAHVEAIRAEVILDRYRLLKTIG, encoded by the coding sequence ATGTACCGCGAACGCAATTTCCGCAAGCAATTACTGAGTTACACAGCTGCCATTCTTATTACAGGCTATGGGGCAGCCACCAACGCTGTGGGCCAGACCGGCTCCACCACGCTGCCTGCGGATTGCTCCGCCTACGCATCCGTTCCGCTCCCGCCTGAAGCGGAGAAAGCTGCTGTTCCCAAGGCAGCGCCGGGATGTGCCTCCTACCGCTCGTATCGCGGCATCGGTCGACCGGTCGATTACTCCGCGGCGCGGGCATGTGCATGGCAGGAGCGTCTCGCGCAGAAGGCTGACCTCGGACAAAACCCGAACGAAGGCGCTGCATGGGTTGTCGGCGGGTCGCTGATACTCGCGGATATCTATTTCAACGGCGCCGGAGTCAAGCGCAACATTCCGCTGGCGATGCGGTTCGCGTGTGAATCCGAAGCAGGCATGGCGATGCTGGCGCTGCCGGAGATCCAGAAGCTCAACGGCTCGCTTCCCACGGATGGACCTTTCGAGTTCTGCGATTACGCCGAGACGACGTTCACTGAAAATTTCTGCAGTGGATATGCGGCCGAAATAGCGGATGACCGAAGACACCGTTATTACGATTCACTGAGATCTGCCATGAGTCCTGAGCAGCGGGCGGCGTTTGAAAAGCTGGTTGCGGCTGAGAACGCATACATCGTGGCGCACGCCTCCGAGGTATATCAGGGCGGATCGATTCACAACATACGAACGATCTTCTCGCAGGAGATCCTCGAAGATCTCTTTCACACGGAAGTAGTCCACTTTGAGCGTGGGAAGTGGCCCGCGCTTTCTGCAGATCAAATTAGAAGAGCCGATGCGTTATTGAGTCGCGAAGACGAGAAGACGCTGAAGCGATTGCGAGCTCAGACAAAAGAAGAGACCGAGGACAGTCGTGTGACCGCTGATGATCTGACGAAGGTGGAGCGGGCATGGGAGAACTACCGCGACGCCTGGGTTGCGTTCGCGCGTGTTCGTTATCCGGCGCACGTGGAGGCGATCCGCGCGGAAGTTATCCTGGATCGATATCGACTGTTGAAGACGATCGGGTGA
- a CDS encoding EAL domain-containing protein, protein MQLSAHHIVQSLEQGEFVPCFQPLVDLRSGEIHGFEILARWQHPTLGLISPGVFIPLIEQYRLANNLTASLLISAFAEVRSLPQNFGLSVNVSPAQLHDRSLPKLIDIIAEEAEFDLSRLTVELTESALVDDLELAGSVARQLKQRGMRLALDDFGTGYSSLLHLQSLPFDELKVDASFVRSITETRQSRKITAAVIGLGLSLGLTTVAEGIEHQSQANLLAWQGCSLGQGFLYGKAVPAAELLGILARPEPFPGVNTEAPPAISSRFLSVDAQPTERFSQLRAIYDGAPVGLGFVNTQLRYVNLNQRLAQSNNKPIESHLGRKVSEVLSPELYAQVEPFLHRALQGESLRNIEFSSTPIAGEPARTLMVCYEPVRDEAGEILGVCISVADISALKQKEQALRESEDHYRHTVELNPQIPWVADPDGNVISISSRWHALTGKPAENRDWLECVHPEDRPLAVAAVQHCLRTGDPLDIEYRVQSEGRWLWMRGRGYPRRDENGRIIRWYGSAENIDEHKRAVDELRCGEARLRALFQAAPVGIVLVESSTGRVLRANPHAEQLVGFRFTPDMVWSHQGWHLFDSNGNHIPEASMPLTSAMRTGRTTRSEEILLRDPDGRRRWLNITAAPVRLENGTQWGAVMIVQDIEADVRRDEQRLLELTGLSRGISNDGRASAIASA, encoded by the coding sequence ATGCAGCTTAGTGCGCACCACATAGTCCAATCTCTCGAACAGGGGGAGTTTGTCCCCTGTTTTCAGCCGCTCGTCGATCTCCGCTCCGGCGAGATTCATGGCTTCGAGATTTTGGCCCGTTGGCAGCATCCGACCCTCGGCCTCATCTCGCCGGGTGTCTTCATTCCTCTCATCGAGCAGTACCGGCTCGCCAACAATCTCACTGCCTCGCTGTTGATCTCCGCCTTCGCGGAGGTCCGCTCCCTGCCGCAGAATTTCGGCCTGTCCGTGAACGTCTCGCCGGCCCAGTTGCATGACCGATCACTACCCAAACTGATCGACATCATCGCCGAAGAAGCAGAGTTTGACCTCTCCCGCCTTACCGTCGAGCTCACGGAAAGCGCTCTCGTGGACGACCTCGAACTCGCCGGAAGCGTCGCCCGCCAGCTCAAGCAGCGCGGCATGCGGCTCGCCCTCGATGACTTCGGCACCGGCTACTCCAGCCTCCTGCACCTGCAATCGCTTCCGTTTGACGAGCTCAAGGTCGACGCCAGCTTCGTACGCTCCATCACCGAGACACGCCAGAGCCGCAAGATTACAGCCGCCGTCATCGGTCTCGGCCTGAGTCTCGGCCTCACCACCGTCGCCGAAGGCATCGAGCATCAGAGCCAGGCCAACCTCCTTGCTTGGCAGGGCTGCAGCCTCGGCCAGGGGTTCCTCTACGGAAAGGCAGTTCCGGCCGCAGAACTCCTTGGTATCCTCGCCCGTCCCGAGCCATTCCCCGGCGTCAACACCGAGGCCCCGCCCGCGATCAGCTCCCGCTTTTTGTCTGTCGACGCGCAGCCCACCGAACGCTTCTCCCAGCTTCGCGCGATCTACGACGGCGCGCCCGTCGGCCTGGGATTCGTGAACACCCAGCTCCGCTACGTCAATCTCAACCAGCGTCTTGCGCAGTCCAATAACAAGCCTATCGAGTCTCACCTCGGCCGCAAGGTTTCTGAGGTTCTCAGCCCTGAGCTCTACGCCCAGGTCGAGCCCTTTCTTCATCGCGCTCTCCAGGGCGAATCGCTCAGAAATATCGAGTTCAGCTCCACGCCCATCGCAGGAGAGCCCGCCCGCACCCTGATGGTCTGCTACGAGCCAGTGCGCGATGAGGCCGGAGAGATCCTCGGCGTCTGCATCTCCGTAGCCGATATCAGCGCCCTCAAGCAGAAGGAACAGGCCCTCCGCGAGAGCGAAGACCACTATCGCCACACCGTCGAGCTCAACCCGCAGATTCCCTGGGTCGCGGATCCCGACGGGAACGTCATCTCCATCAGCTCCCGCTGGCACGCCCTTACCGGCAAGCCCGCCGAAAACCGCGACTGGCTCGAGTGCGTCCATCCCGAGGACCGCCCTCTTGCCGTCGCCGCCGTGCAGCACTGCCTTCGCACCGGAGATCCGTTGGATATCGAGTACCGTGTCCAGTCCGAAGGTCGCTGGCTCTGGATGCGCGGGCGCGGCTACCCCCGCCGTGACGAAAACGGTCGCATCATTCGCTGGTACGGAAGCGCCGAAAACATCGACGAGCACAAACGCGCAGTCGATGAGCTTCGCTGCGGCGAGGCTCGCTTGCGCGCCCTCTTCCAGGCCGCGCCCGTCGGCATCGTTCTCGTCGAATCATCCACCGGCCGCGTCCTGCGCGCCAATCCGCACGCCGAGCAACTCGTCGGATTCCGCTTCACCCCGGACATGGTCTGGTCACACCAGGGATGGCACCTCTTCGACTCCAACGGCAACCATATTCCGGAAGCAAGCATGCCCCTGACGTCCGCCATGCGTACCGGCAGGACCACCAGGAGCGAGGAGATTCTCCTGCGCGACCCGGACGGCCGCAGGAGATGGCTCAACATCACCGCCGCGCCCGTGCGCCTCGAGAACGGAACGCAGTGGGGCGCCGTAATGATCGTCCAGGACATCGAGGCGGACGTCCGGCGCGATGAACAGAGACTTCTGGAGCTGACTGGTTTGTCCCGTGGTATCAGCAATGATGGCCGAGCCTCAGCCATTGCGTCCGCCTGA
- the typA gene encoding translational GTPase TypA has protein sequence MSTASQPIRNIAIIAHVDHGKTTLVDAMLRQSGTFRANEAVAERVMDSNDLEKERGITILAKNTAIHYKNTKINIVDTPGHADFGGEVERALKMVDGVVLLVDASEGPLPQTRYVLSKALEAKLTPILVINKIDRPDARAQEVLNEVYDLFIDLDADESMLEFPVIYTNGKAGTATMDLATPGTDLQPLFELIINTIPVAQGDPDGPLQILVTNLDYSDYLGRLAIARVFNGTLKTGQEVAVSKRDLSLQNVKITKLFTFDGLKRVDTTETTLGDIVAIAGVPGITIGESFTNIENPSPLPLITIDEPTIAIQFSVNNSPFAGREGQFVTSRNLKERLEKELLTNVSIRVEDTGSPETFKVLGRGELQLSVLIEMMRREGFELLVSRPEIVTRRIEGQLMEPNELLTIDIPENFVGTVIERLGPRKGEMVKMSNHGSGRVRMEFKIPSRGLIGLRSEMLTETRGTIVMNSIADGYVPYQGEIPQRPTGALISDRPGTTTTYALNGLQDRGVLFVPDGVEVYEGMVIGEHSRDNDLDVNAVREKKLTNMRASSADEALRLVPYKQLTLEQSIEFIADDELVEVTPKSLRLRKKVLQANRRPRRNQPVE, from the coding sequence TTGAGCACCGCATCGCAGCCCATTCGCAATATCGCCATCATCGCCCACGTCGACCACGGCAAGACCACCCTCGTCGACGCCATGCTGCGCCAGTCGGGCACCTTCCGCGCCAATGAGGCCGTCGCCGAGCGCGTCATGGACTCCAACGACCTCGAAAAAGAGCGCGGCATCACCATCCTCGCCAAAAACACCGCGATCCACTACAAGAACACCAAGATCAACATCGTCGACACCCCCGGCCACGCTGACTTCGGCGGCGAGGTCGAGCGCGCCCTCAAGATGGTCGACGGCGTCGTCCTCCTCGTCGACGCCTCCGAAGGCCCGCTGCCGCAGACCCGTTACGTGCTCTCCAAGGCCCTCGAGGCCAAGCTCACGCCTATCCTCGTCATCAACAAGATCGACCGCCCCGACGCCCGCGCCCAGGAAGTGCTGAACGAGGTCTATGACCTCTTCATCGACCTCGACGCCGACGAGTCCATGCTCGAGTTCCCCGTCATCTACACCAACGGCAAAGCCGGCACCGCCACCATGGACCTCGCCACGCCCGGCACCGATCTCCAGCCGCTCTTCGAGCTCATCATCAACACCATCCCCGTCGCGCAAGGTGACCCGGACGGTCCGCTGCAGATCCTCGTCACCAATCTCGACTACTCCGACTACCTCGGCCGCCTTGCCATCGCGCGCGTCTTCAACGGCACGCTCAAGACCGGCCAGGAGGTCGCCGTCTCCAAGCGCGACCTCTCGCTCCAGAACGTCAAGATCACCAAGCTCTTCACCTTCGACGGCCTCAAGCGCGTCGACACCACCGAGACCACGCTTGGCGACATTGTTGCCATCGCCGGCGTCCCCGGCATCACCATCGGCGAGTCCTTCACCAACATCGAGAATCCCTCACCGCTCCCGCTCATCACCATCGACGAGCCGACCATCGCCATCCAGTTCTCGGTCAACAACTCGCCCTTCGCCGGACGCGAAGGCCAGTTCGTCACCAGCCGCAATCTCAAGGAGCGCCTCGAAAAAGAGCTCCTCACCAACGTGTCCATCCGCGTTGAAGACACCGGCTCGCCCGAGACCTTCAAGGTCCTCGGCCGTGGCGAGCTCCAGCTCTCCGTCCTCATCGAGATGATGCGCCGCGAAGGCTTCGAGCTCCTGGTCTCGCGCCCTGAGATCGTCACCCGCCGCATCGAAGGCCAGCTCATGGAGCCCAACGAGCTCCTCACCATCGACATTCCTGAAAACTTCGTCGGCACGGTCATCGAGCGCCTCGGGCCGCGCAAGGGCGAGATGGTGAAGATGTCCAACCACGGCTCCGGCCGCGTGCGCATGGAATTCAAAATCCCATCACGCGGGCTCATTGGTCTGCGCAGCGAAATGCTCACCGAAACGCGCGGCACCATCGTCATGAACTCCATCGCCGACGGCTACGTCCCCTACCAGGGCGAGATCCCGCAGCGTCCCACCGGCGCGCTCATCTCCGACCGCCCCGGCACCACCACCACCTACGCGCTCAACGGCCTTCAAGACCGCGGCGTGCTCTTCGTCCCCGACGGCGTCGAGGTCTACGAAGGCATGGTCATCGGCGAGCACTCCCGCGACAACGATCTCGACGTCAACGCCGTCCGCGAGAAGAAGCTCACCAACATGCGCGCCAGCTCCGCCGACGAAGCCCTCCGCCTAGTCCCTTACAAGCAGCTCACCCTCGAGCAATCTATCGAATTCATCGCCGACGATGAGCTCGTCGAGGTCACGCCGAAGTCGCTCCGCCTGCGCAAAAAAGTTCTCCAGGCCAACCGTCGCCCCCGCCGCAACCAGCCCGTCGAGTAG
- a CDS encoding protein-disulfide reductase DsbD domain-containing protein: MNPSSFRSALFLFAATLVASVALAAPPTPAHWAVQGPKSPAAPGASFTLTLTAHIDPGWHIYALEEPEGGPIATQIGLAEGDPLTLLDVAEPEPRMVPDPVLRQPTGMFQNAADFTVKVRAPRSLPSGASSRILVRYQSCNDQICLPPHTETITLPLHGIVR; the protein is encoded by the coding sequence ATGAACCCATCTTCGTTTCGTTCCGCTCTGTTCCTCTTCGCCGCCACCCTCGTCGCTTCGGTGGCGCTCGCCGCTCCGCCGACCCCTGCCCACTGGGCCGTCCAGGGACCAAAATCGCCCGCCGCTCCGGGAGCCTCGTTCACCCTGACCCTCACCGCGCACATCGACCCCGGCTGGCACATCTATGCCCTCGAAGAACCCGAGGGTGGTCCCATCGCCACCCAGATTGGCCTCGCCGAGGGCGACCCCCTGACTTTGCTCGACGTCGCCGAGCCTGAGCCGCGCATGGTCCCCGATCCCGTCCTTCGCCAGCCCACCGGCATGTTCCAGAACGCCGCCGACTTCACCGTCAAAGTTCGTGCCCCGCGCTCGCTGCCCTCTGGCGCCAGCAGCCGTATCCTCGTCCGCTACCAATCCTGCAACGACCAGATCTGCCTTCCACCCCACACAGAGACCATCACGCTTCCGCTGCACGGAATCGTCCGCTAG